A DNA window from Purpureocillium takamizusanense chromosome 9, complete sequence contains the following coding sequences:
- a CDS encoding uncharacterized protein (COG:S~BUSCO:EOG09264NDD~EggNog:ENOG503P0EY) produces MASRKAKPGASAADDNLDELFSGIGDDAKTKKPTANPKASKPAKAKAAGDDDILADLESQLASEQPSSRPHTPRLKEGGFRRPAATPPAVDDKPVPGGSRKSTDSSRSLRASFTPSATSSELHEAERKGPVEQQQQQQQQATGGGWWGGILSTATAAMKQAEAAVKEIQQNEEAKKWADQVKGLRGIDVGTLRNYGDELRSRALPTFTNILHTLAPPISSHERLLIHITHDLVGYPSLDPLIYGVFSRVMSQVEGGDLLVVQRGHESSSRRSNDVAAGWRDGPWWRQTDSLRELGLVKGMVEGTKLCRAGAESYASEYFASSGGLEQAKIRATENLSESNPVRTSDLFLAVQAINLDGDKTLFARTASAEKEKESTTVKEQEEEDEQVCFAVFVLDPVHEIEFSTVSQGVPAKWIRWLDAPSPLTPRSADEGADTFESGIPDEIKEILDDGGVDPREWVAEWIEETLSLSVGIVAQRYVARRMGVGEGGLGRGKKRVEELVQENAGEAARAGIL; encoded by the exons atgGCTTCCCGGAAGGCCAAgcccggcgcctcggccgccgacgacaacctcgacgagctgttctcgggcatcggcgacgatgccaagaccaagaagccTACGGCCAACCCCAAGGCCTCCAagcccgccaaggccaaggcggccggcgatgacgatatcctcgccgacctcgagtcCCAGCTTGCCTCGGAGCAGCCGTCGTCCCGCCCGCACACACCCCGCCTCAAGGAGGGCGGCTTCAGACGTCCtgccgccacgcccccggccgtcgacgacaagccGGTCCCGGGTGGCAGCCGCAAGTCCACCGACAGCAGCCGTAGCCTGAGGGCGAGCTTCACCCCCAGCGCCACGAGCTCCGAGCTGCACGAGGCCGAGAGGAAGGGCCCCGTcgagcaacagcaacaacagcaacagcaggcgacgggcggcggctggtgggGCGGCATCTTGTCTacagccacggcggccatgaagcAAGCCGAGGCCGCTGTCAAGGAGATTCAGCAGaacgaggaggccaagaaATGGGCCGACCAGGTCAAGGGCCTCCGTGGCATTGACGTTGGTACCTTGAGAAATTACG GCGATGAACTTCGAAGCCGTGCTCTCCCGACTTTTACCAACATACTGCACACCCTTGCCCCGCCCATCAGCTCccacgagcgcctcctcATCCACATTACGCACGACTTGGTCGGCTATCCGTCACTCGACCCCCTCATCTACGGGGTCTTCTCCCGGGTCATGTCgcaggtcgagggcggcgacctcctTGTCGTTCAGCGCGGCCACGAGAGCAGCTCTCGGCGGTCcaacgacgtcgccgctggctggcgcgaCGGTCCCTGGTGGAGGCAGACCGATTCTCTCCGCGAGCTGGGGCTCGTAAAGGGTATGGTCGAGGGCACCAAGCTgtgccgcgcgggcgccgaaTCGTATGCGTCGGAATATTTTGCAAGCAGTGGTGGTCTGGAGCAGGCCAAGATCCGAGCCACAGAGAACCTGAGCGAGAGCAACCCTGTCCGGACGTCGGACCTCTTTCTGGCCGTGCAGGCCATAAATCTGGACGGTGACAAGACGCTCTTCGCGCGTACCGCATCGGCtgagaaggagaaggagtcTACTACTGtcaaggagcaggaggaagaggacgagcaggtctGCTTCGCCGTGTTCGTCCTCGACCCCGTGCACGAGATTGAGTTCTCTACCGTAAGCCAGGGCGTGCCCGCCAAATGGATCCGATGGCTCGACGCGCCGTCACCCTTGACGCCCCGGTcagccgacgagggcgcggaTACCTTTGAGAGCGGAATCCCGGACGAGATCAAGGAGAttctcgacgacgggggcgtcgATCCCAGGGAATGGGTGGCCGAGTGGATCGAGGAGACGCTCAGTCTCTCGGTGGGCATTGTCGCGCAGCGGTACGTTGCGCGGAGAATGGGCGTGGGCGAAGGCGGCCTCGGTAGGGGCAAGAAGAgggtcgaggagctggtgcAGGAGAACGCcggagaggcggcgcgggcaggcatTCTCTGA
- a CDS encoding uncharacterized protein (EggNog:ENOG503P2Q5) encodes MDRARRAAVNNRRKPLGASSSPQSNSEDPMEHLQSPGASPVMASPNHPQNSSTTPHTAPSSRRGSKASQSMPLATPGPASSTGLKKRNKAADGFAGSADEQHHSDDSPQKGGHSLRKRARVDYTFEHVDDDLLQGASASARRRRRTDVVDEAQDFYDTSRVSASKKRGASLGADVSATPTTPSIVRRNPARKSSEVQAYKDDENVKDTIEVGVSFSDAEDSDPRRASDSTSEHHSPDNAFKAASQIADEGPIIDSPMAFGNSLFPDPASAVPVAPVVDDQLIDPSLQPATTPSDSIQKQDFAVTQEPAELERATSVADAAVPLHPTADGDISIPDAPPLTESAHVKDDPSDNEEPSMQLLKENKSVDTTDRNVTEDSLTASNDAVTALSAPKDEPQVTQASQVISHTTPVVGEDTQISAHASSEKPANVSTDAIVDGDTDAQQSIAPPIITISDTTTKTTTDLVNSGEDAKETAAASDHAQETPANSIEAPRPDLSGFAHADMAEIPLYSAERLQNLIKGRYANLSPYVEGERQSYPSKSNVTYEAELEERLAEVKAAKEHKEATEDAAETKDAEKPSDSKSGEGQDMDEKATEIQDADDIDGDDKDGDDMDADERPSDDDDAEDNDEGENLDSNENGDADDAGDVPVTETVTPAPADTPKKRSLVAMSLDPSKPNELIPLPPTTDGTVPTKMVKPEDAPKLKHNTFSFTKIQDKENYIDALKNYETMSTQELFDVLEVVNLAMCEWQREYFEQGEIVLNEENAINQEIEDAKFLKKMRMNPDKDIEGSWPSVKQKGNNFKGRRKRYEDLKPFYELPEDKLAVAVYGKEPRNDPNMIVPADPSQKEGVVTRSRASRTTVTSSAGRSNPQEALPAKRRRRAAVNVDYTPHDTSRSATPALLPRAAGRKRKAMVDDAGNTETTPEVEEEPEPKPKRRRRTKAQMAKDRADAEAAAAAAAAAAAAAPTSEPASVKSTNRPGRKRVPKRAIDQELASFTNSVEDDELVPKQKRKMLTLKIPKVKNSSEPSSEITDNGESRPSTASSESTSHTADSSYSFRPKRQKRFRDEPEDAEPVTPAPPKKRGKRAQASGDNKDGRMPNSATATPEVSAQPASGRKLPKIKVVHKTTEAQNGTPAAAQATASAPVTPAPATTTNEGADGRPKDYDKMTKSEKMSMSMKSRWANGNMAQAVEKRKATLAAKKLAQAAADSKVGIIAPKPKGKAAKKEATAATQQHAPPAPALPQQQMHQAPQAPQQHTFQQHHPQPATTTEFIHHGMPGMGYHYQH; translated from the exons ATGGACCGCGCTCGCCGGGCTGCAGTGAACAATCGCCGCAAGCCTCTTGGAGCATCCTCTTCGCCTCAGTCAAATTCCGAGGATCCCATGGAGCACCTGCAGTCGCCTGGGGCAAGCCCCGTCATGGCCTCACCCAACCATCCCCAAAACTCCTCCACCACGCCGCACACGGCTccctcgagccgccgcggtAGCAAGGCCTCGCAGAGCATGCCTCTCGCCACGCCTGGTCCTGCCTCGTCTACCGGCCTGAAGAAACGCAACAAGGCCGCTGACGGTTTCGCTGgctccgccgacgagcagcaccaCAGTGACGACAGCCCGCAAAAGGGCGGCCACAGCCTGCGTAAGCGGGCTCGCGTCGACTACACGTTTGAGCacgtcgatgacgacctgCTGCAGGGCGCCTCTGCCTCCGCCCGCAGAAGACGCCGCACCGACGTCGTGGATGAAGCCCAGGACTTTTACGACACCAGTCGTGTGTCGGCTTCCAAGAAGCGTGGTGCCTCTCTCGGCGCCGATGTGTCCGCCACCCCAACCACACCCAGCATCGTCCGCCGAAACCCGGCCCGCAAGAGCTCCGAGGTCCAGGCctacaaggacgacgagaacgTCAAGGATACCATCGAGGTTGGCGTCTCCTTCTCCGACGCGGAAGACTCGGACCCTCGCCGCGCCAGTGACTCTACCTCGGAACATCACTCGCCCGACAATGCCTTCAAGGCCGCCTCCCAAATTGCCGATGAAGGCCCCATCATCGATTCTCCCATGGCGTTTGGCAATTCGCTGTTCCCGGATCCTGCTTCTGCGGTCCCAGTCGCGCCTGTTGTCGATGATCAGCTCATCGACCCTTCTCTTCAGCCGGCAACCACACCATCCGACTCCATCCAGAAACAGGACTTTGCGGTCACGCAGGAGCCAGCGGAACTCGAGCGTGCCACTTCTGTAGCGGATGCTGCGGTTCCTCTCCACCCCACCGCGGACGGAGACATTAGCATCCCAGATGCCCCCCCTCTGACGGAGTCGGCTCATGTCAAGGACGACCCCTCCGACAACGAGGAGCCGTCTATGCAGCTGCTGAAGGAGAACAAGTCCGTCGACACCACTGACCGCAATGTCACAGAGGATAGCTTGACCGCCTCAAATGACGCAGTCACCGCACTTTCGGCGCCCAAGGATGAGCCTCAAGTCACCCAGGCTTCCCAGGTCATCTCACATACCACGCccgttgtcggcgaggacacCCAAATTTCTGCGCATGCTTCCTCTGAAAAGCCCGCCAACGTGTCGACTGATGCCATCGTCGATGGCGATACAGACGCCCAGCAGTCTATTGCAcctcccatcatcaccattTCCGACACTACCACTAAGACTACTACGGACCTCGTCAACTCTGGTGAAGATGCCAAGGAaactgctgccgcctccgaTCACGCGCAGGAGACCCCCGCAAACAGCATTGAGGCACCTCGCCCTGACCTGTCGGGGTTCGCGCACGCCGACATGGCGGAGATTCCACTTTACTCCGCCGAAAGGCTCCAGAACCTGATCAAGGGTCGCTACGCCAACTTGAGCCCCTACGTTGAAGGCGAGCGACAGTCCTATCCCAGCAAATCCAACGTCACCTATGAGGCGGAGTTGGAAGAACGCTTggccgaggtcaaggccgccaaagAGCACAAGGAAGCTACCGAAGATGCTGCCGAGACAAAGGACGCTGAGAAGCCTTCTGATTCCaagagcggcgagggccaggacaTGGATGAAAAGGCCACCGAAATACAGGATGCCGACGAcattgacggcgacgacaaggatggtgatgacatggacgccgacgagcgcccgtccgacgatgacgatgccgaggatAATGATGAGGGCGAAAACTTGGACTCCAACGagaacggcgacgccgacgatgctggcgatGTGCCCGTGACTGAGACTGTGACTCCAGCACCTGCCGACACGCCCAAGAAGCGATCCCTGGTGGCCATGTCTCTGGACCCGAGCAAGCCGAATGAGCTCATCCCGCTTCCGCCAACCACAGACGGCACGGTACCGACCAAGATGGTCAAGCCCGAGGATGCGCCCAAGCTGAAGCACAACACCTTCAGCTTCACAAAGATACAGGACAAAGAGAATTACATTGATGCTCTCAAAAACTATGAGACAATGTCGACACAAGAGCTCTTCGACGTCTTGGAAGTCGTCAATTTGGCCATGTGCGAATGGCAGCGCGAATATTTTGAGCAAGGCGAGATCGTCCTCAACGAGGAAAACGCCATCAACCAGGAGATCGAAGATGCCAAGTTCCTCAAGAAGATGCGCATGAACCCCGACAAAGACATCGAGGGCTCTTGGCCGAGCGTGAAACAAAAGGGCAACAACTTCAAGGGCCGCAGAAAGCGATACGAGGACCTCAAGCCGTTCtacgagctgcccgaggataagctggccgtggcggtcTATGGCAAAGAGCCCCGCAACGACCCCAACATGATTGTCCCCGCCGATCCCAGTCAGAAGGAAGGCGTTGTCACTCGTTCTCGGGCTTCGAGGACCACAGTCACCAGCAGTGCAGGCCGCTCCAATCCTCAGGAGGCTCTGCCCGCCAAACGCAGACGCAGAGCCGCGGTCAACGTCGACTACACTCCGCACGATACCAGCCGCAGCGCCACGCCTGCGCTCCTTCCGCGGGCTGCAGGccgcaagcgcaaggccatGGTTGACGACGCGGGCAACACCGAGACCACTcccgaggtggaggaggagccagagcccaagcccaagcgccgccgccgcaccaagGCACAAATGGCCAAGGACagagccgacgccgaggctgcggctgcagctgctgccgccgccgccgctgcggccccTACATCCGAGCCTGCGAGCGTCAAGTCTACAAACAGACCGGGCCGCAAGCGAGTTCCCAAGCGGGCCATCGATCAGGAGCTGGCGTCCTTCACCAATTccgtcgaggatgatgagCTTGTGCCGAAGCAGAAGCGCAAGATGCTTACTCTCAAGATCCCCAAGGTCAAGAACTCCAGCGAGCCGTCATCCGAGATCACCGACAACGGCGAGTCTCGCCCTTCTACCgcctcgtccgagtcgacCTCTCATACCGCCGACTCCTCGTATTCATTTCGGCCCAAGCGCCAGAAGCGATTTCGCGATGAGCCAGAGGATGCGGAGCCCGTGACCCCCGCTCCCCCCAAGAAGCGTGGCAAGAGAGCGCAGGCATCTGGCGACAACAAGGATGGTCGCATGCCCAACTCGGCGACTGCCACGCCCGAAGTCAGCGCTCAGCCCGCCTCTGGCCGCAAGCTGCCCAAGATTAAGGTGGTTCACAAGACCACCGAGGCTCAGAACGGTAcgcctgctgccgctcagGCCACGGCTTCTGCACCTGTCACTCCTGCccctgccaccaccacgaatGAGGGAGCAGATGGTCGGCCCAAGGATTACGACAAAATGACCAAGTCTGAGAAGATGTCAATGTCGATGAAGA GTCGATGGGCGAATGGCAACATGGCTCAGGCCGTCGAAAAGCGCAAGGCTACCCTTGCCGCGAAGAAGCTCGCTCAGGCCGCTGCCGACTCCAAGGTTGGCATCATCGCCCCTAagcccaagggcaaggctgccaagaaggaggccacggccgccacccAGCAGCATGCacctcctgctcctgctctgccccagcagcagatgcaTCAGGCTCCCCAGGCGCCTCAGCAGCACACATTCCAGCAGCATCACCCCCAGCCTGCCACGACCACAGAGTTTATCCATCACGGCATGCCCGGGATGGGTTATCACTACCAACACTAA
- the RPL23A gene encoding 60S ribosomal protein L23A (COG:J~EggNog:ENOG503P1RU~BUSCO:EOG09265CQO): MAKISRGAPGGKLKMTLGLPVGAVMNCADNSGARNLYIIAVKGIGARLNRLPAGGVGDMVMATVKKGKPELRKKVHPAVIVRQSKPWKRFDGVFLYFEDNAGVIVNPKGEMKGSAITGPVGKEAAELWPRIASNSGVVM; the protein is encoded by the exons ATGGCCAAGATCTC GCGCGGTGCCCCTGGTGGCAAGCTCAAGATGACCCTGGGTCTCCCTGT TGGTGCTGTCATGAACTGCGCCGACAACTCGGGTGCCCGCAACCTGtacatcatcgccgtcaaggGTATCGGTGCCCGCCTGaaccgcctgcccgccggcggtgtCGGTGACATGGTCATGGCCACCGTCAAGAAGGGCAAGCCCGAGCTGCGCAAGAAGGTCCAccccgccgtcatcgtccgGCAATCCAAGCCCTGGAAGCGCTTCGACGGTGTCTTCCTGTACTTCGAGGACAACGCTGGTGTG ATCGTCAACCCCAAGGGTGAGATGAAGGGCTCTGCCATCACCGGCCCCGTCGGCAAGGAGGCTGCTGAGCTGTGGCCC CGTATTGCCAGCAACTCCGGTGTCGTCATGTAA